The proteins below are encoded in one region of Corallococcus silvisoli:
- a CDS encoding vitamin K epoxide reductase/DsbA family protein gives MSKKAPTPAPVPTRGALALLVLGILTSALAVYQWVELLTLRAGGSTSCGISEHVNCETVWNSDFASAVHDTLGVPIAGLGLVWGLTAVGLAALYLAWAKAGRTVRPAANGLRLLALAGVGSVAVFAIVSARLGVVCPTCMGTYALVLAFAGVAWRGLPGALLPQAGEWGDTLKWTVGLAIVAFVAMQMPGRATPHAPKAGAFLPPVASTPATSPGTSSPDVPSAPPPPATLEAFLASLPPDQLQFISDVLAMYRAATPKIAAYSPRTLFGPADAPVKVLEWTDSKCPHCKALVEELALIKKHAPAGMLSVEARQFPLDGQCNPAIPNRGPDALSVRCAAARATVCLEGAKDFWTLREKLFAAQAFLDTDKVMEIASSGSVARPQLEACMSAPETIGKLRQDVEYALKYNIQGTPLVLVNGREVPPSAAFIYAMVLAAGNTNAPAFATLPPPRARGAGNGHEGHAHP, from the coding sequence ATGAGCAAGAAGGCCCCGACCCCGGCCCCCGTCCCCACCCGTGGCGCACTCGCGCTGCTGGTCCTGGGCATCCTCACCAGCGCTCTCGCCGTGTACCAATGGGTGGAGCTGCTCACGCTGCGCGCCGGCGGCTCCACCAGCTGCGGCATCAGCGAGCACGTCAACTGCGAGACCGTCTGGAACTCCGACTTCGCCAGCGCCGTGCACGACACGCTGGGCGTCCCCATCGCCGGCCTGGGGCTGGTGTGGGGGCTGACCGCCGTGGGGCTCGCCGCGCTGTACCTCGCGTGGGCCAAGGCGGGCCGCACCGTGCGTCCCGCCGCCAACGGCCTGCGCCTGCTGGCGCTCGCGGGCGTGGGGTCCGTGGCCGTCTTCGCCATCGTCAGCGCCCGCCTGGGCGTGGTGTGCCCCACCTGCATGGGGACCTACGCGCTGGTGCTGGCCTTCGCGGGCGTCGCGTGGCGTGGCCTGCCCGGCGCCCTGCTGCCCCAGGCGGGTGAGTGGGGCGACACGCTCAAGTGGACCGTGGGCCTCGCCATCGTCGCCTTCGTCGCCATGCAGATGCCCGGCCGGGCCACCCCTCACGCGCCGAAGGCGGGCGCCTTCCTGCCGCCCGTGGCGTCCACTCCGGCGACGTCGCCGGGCACCTCCAGCCCGGACGTGCCGTCCGCGCCCCCGCCGCCGGCCACGCTGGAGGCGTTCCTCGCCAGCCTCCCGCCGGATCAGCTGCAGTTCATCTCGGACGTGCTCGCCATGTACCGGGCCGCCACGCCGAAGATCGCCGCCTACTCGCCGCGCACGCTCTTCGGTCCCGCGGACGCGCCGGTGAAGGTGCTGGAGTGGACCGACAGCAAGTGCCCCCACTGCAAGGCGCTGGTGGAGGAGCTGGCCCTCATCAAGAAGCACGCCCCCGCGGGCATGCTGTCCGTGGAGGCACGCCAGTTCCCCCTGGATGGCCAGTGCAACCCGGCCATCCCCAACCGCGGGCCGGACGCGCTCAGCGTGCGCTGCGCCGCCGCTCGCGCCACGGTGTGCCTGGAGGGCGCGAAGGACTTCTGGACGCTGCGCGAGAAGCTGTTCGCCGCGCAGGCCTTCCTGGACACCGACAAGGTGATGGAGATCGCCAGCTCCGGCTCCGTGGCGCGCCCGCAGCTGGAGGCGTGCATGTCCGCGCCGGAGACCATCGGCAAGCTGCGCCAGGACGTCGAGTACGCCCTGAAGTACAACATCCAGGGCACGCCGCTGGTGCTGGTGAACGGCCGGGAGGTGCCCCCGTCCGCG
- a CDS encoding cupin domain-containing protein, translating to MDVKQLAAFQGFSPEKLQKHSVFQSGRFFLDVYCLAPGQAQKPHRHATSDKVYLVLEGSCRFRIGDEEATHGAGATLFAPAGSEHGVVNDGPDNARLLVLMTPPPEHA from the coding sequence ATGGATGTGAAGCAGCTTGCGGCCTTCCAGGGCTTCTCCCCCGAGAAGCTCCAGAAGCACTCCGTCTTCCAGTCCGGTCGCTTCTTCCTCGACGTCTACTGCCTGGCCCCGGGCCAGGCGCAGAAGCCCCACCGGCATGCCACGTCCGACAAGGTATACCTCGTGCTGGAGGGAAGCTGCCGCTTCCGCATCGGCGACGAGGAAGCCACGCATGGCGCCGGTGCCACCCTCTTCGCCCCGGCGGGCTCCGAACACGGCGTCGTCAATGACGGCCCGGACAACGCCCGCCTCCTCGTCTTGATGACCCCGCCTCCGGAGCACGCATGA
- the ygfZ gene encoding CAF17-like 4Fe-4S cluster assembly/insertion protein YgfZ, which translates to MEPLTLHFVHEQAGARFIPVGGREVVAGYGDVGAEYGAARDAVALHDASYREILRITGEDRASFLHGMVTQEVKNLPVGSAAYAAFITVKGAMVGDARILKRADDLLLDLEPGLGAKVREFLDKYLISEDAELHDGTPELGWLKLLGPRTAQVLAAVPGGPLEPPAPLSSRRATVAGQDVWLVGTALPGGLSGVDVLVPRAGLEAVWTALAQAGEAHGLKPLGFDALELVRVEAGVPRYGQDMVDTTIPLEANLTNAIAYNKGCYIGQEVIARATFRGHMNRKLAGLLLGEADVAPGTELRRGEKKVGWVTSVVRSPVKGQRVALGYVHRDSLEPGTELTLAGDAGTVTVAALPFIATP; encoded by the coding sequence ATGGAACCGCTGACGCTGCATTTTGTTCACGAGCAGGCGGGTGCCCGCTTCATTCCGGTGGGTGGCCGTGAAGTGGTGGCCGGGTATGGAGACGTGGGCGCGGAGTATGGCGCGGCGCGCGACGCCGTGGCACTCCACGATGCGTCCTACCGCGAAATCCTCCGGATAACTGGGGAGGATCGCGCCTCCTTCCTTCACGGCATGGTGACCCAGGAGGTGAAGAACCTCCCGGTGGGCTCGGCCGCCTACGCCGCCTTCATCACGGTGAAGGGCGCCATGGTGGGGGACGCGCGCATCCTCAAGCGGGCGGACGACCTCCTGTTGGACCTGGAGCCCGGCCTGGGCGCCAAGGTGCGGGAGTTCCTGGACAAGTACCTCATCTCCGAGGACGCGGAGCTGCACGACGGCACCCCGGAGCTGGGCTGGCTCAAGCTGCTCGGTCCCCGGACGGCCCAGGTGCTGGCCGCTGTCCCGGGGGGCCCCCTGGAGCCGCCGGCGCCGCTCTCGAGCCGCCGGGCGACGGTGGCGGGGCAGGATGTGTGGCTGGTGGGGACGGCGCTGCCGGGCGGGCTGTCCGGGGTGGACGTGCTGGTGCCGCGCGCAGGGTTGGAGGCGGTGTGGACGGCGCTCGCACAGGCGGGCGAGGCGCACGGGCTGAAGCCGCTGGGGTTCGACGCGCTGGAGCTGGTGCGGGTGGAGGCGGGGGTGCCGCGCTACGGGCAGGACATGGTGGACACCACCATTCCGCTGGAGGCGAACCTCACGAACGCCATCGCGTACAACAAGGGTTGCTACATCGGGCAGGAGGTCATCGCCCGGGCCACCTTCCGGGGGCACATGAACCGGAAGCTCGCGGGGCTGCTCCTGGGCGAGGCGGACGTGGCGCCCGGCACGGAGCTGCGCCGGGGGGAGAAGAAGGTGGGTTGGGTGACGAGCGTGGTGCGCTCGCCGGTGAAGGGCCAGCGGGTGGCGCTGGGGTACGTGCACCGCGACTCACTGGAGCCGGGCACGGAGCTGACGCTGGCGGGGGACGCGGGCACCGTCACCGTGGCCGCCCTGCCCTTCATCGCCACGCCGTAG
- the hppD gene encoding 4-hydroxyphenylpyruvate dioxygenase has protein sequence MGKQESLGIKALESIHWYVHDLERSRQFYTKGLDFAEVAVSGPELDAHGKQKSALFQAGEIAVVVSQPVGEGGRAWRYLRKHPDGVGTLNFEVEDVEKTFKLLESRGATFITDIQRFTDPAGGKLAFFSITTPFGDTTFRFLQRDNYKSIYPGFQVHAQPKGGQNKYGFGRVDHVTSNFQTMKPMLLWMEHVMGFEAFWHIEFHTEDVASQQKRDHGSGLKSEVMWDPKSGVKFANNEPYRPFFKASQINLFNEDHRGDGVQHLAITVKDILTSVKDMRANAGIQFMPTPGSYYDALPDRIQRMGIKKIDEDISVLRDLEVLIDGDKERSYLLQIFMKDAASLYKQADAGPFFYEIIQRKGDQGFGGGNFRALFESIERAQKAEGRV, from the coding sequence ATGGGCAAGCAGGAATCGCTGGGCATCAAGGCCCTGGAGAGCATCCACTGGTACGTGCACGACCTGGAGCGCAGCCGCCAGTTCTACACGAAGGGCTTGGACTTCGCGGAGGTGGCGGTGTCCGGGCCGGAGCTGGACGCGCACGGCAAGCAGAAGTCGGCGCTGTTCCAGGCGGGGGAGATCGCGGTGGTGGTGAGCCAGCCGGTGGGCGAGGGCGGCCGGGCGTGGCGTTACCTGCGCAAGCACCCGGACGGGGTGGGGACGCTGAACTTCGAAGTGGAGGACGTGGAGAAGACGTTCAAGCTGCTGGAGTCGCGCGGCGCCACGTTCATCACGGACATCCAGCGCTTCACGGACCCCGCGGGCGGCAAGCTGGCGTTCTTCTCCATCACCACGCCGTTCGGTGACACGACGTTCCGCTTCCTGCAGCGGGACAACTACAAGTCCATCTACCCGGGCTTCCAGGTGCACGCGCAGCCCAAGGGTGGCCAGAACAAGTACGGCTTTGGCCGGGTGGACCACGTCACGTCGAACTTCCAGACGATGAAGCCGATGCTCCTGTGGATGGAGCACGTGATGGGCTTCGAGGCGTTCTGGCACATCGAGTTCCACACCGAGGACGTGGCGTCGCAGCAGAAGCGGGACCACGGCAGCGGCCTGAAGTCGGAGGTGATGTGGGACCCGAAGAGCGGGGTGAAGTTCGCGAACAACGAGCCCTACCGCCCGTTCTTCAAGGCCAGCCAGATCAACCTCTTCAACGAGGACCACCGCGGTGACGGCGTGCAGCACCTGGCCATCACGGTGAAGGACATCCTGACGTCGGTGAAGGACATGCGGGCGAACGCGGGCATCCAGTTCATGCCCACGCCGGGCTCGTACTACGACGCGCTGCCGGACCGCATCCAGCGCATGGGCATCAAGAAGATCGACGAGGACATCAGCGTCCTGCGCGACCTGGAGGTGCTCATCGACGGGGACAAGGAGCGCAGCTACCTGCTCCAGATCTTCATGAAGGACGCGGCGAGCCTCTACAAGCAGGCGGACGCGGGCCCGTTCTTCTACGAAATCATCCAGCGCAAGGGCGACCAGGGCTTTGGCGGCGGCAACTTCCGCGCCCTGTTCGAGAGCATCGAGCGCGCGCAGAAGGCGGAAGGGCGCGTCTAG
- the maiA gene encoding maleylacetoacetate isomerase — translation MRNLRLHSYWRSSASWRARIALNWKGLPFEYVAVHLLKDGGQQFSDAYRALNPMARVPSLEWTEADGQARTLSESMAILEYLEERVPSPALLPADAYLRAKARMLAEMVNAGMQPLQNTSVTLRVRDVLKSDEKAWAAHWNAHGLTALEAAVQATVGRYCVGDAVSFADVLLVPQLYGARRFGVDLKPYPTLLRIEAACNELPAFQAAQPDRQPDAQPV, via the coding sequence ATGAGAAACCTGCGGCTGCACAGCTATTGGCGCTCGTCCGCGTCCTGGCGCGCGCGCATCGCGCTGAACTGGAAGGGCCTCCCCTTCGAATACGTCGCGGTGCACCTGCTCAAGGATGGCGGGCAGCAGTTCTCGGACGCCTACCGCGCCCTCAACCCCATGGCCCGCGTCCCCTCCCTGGAGTGGACGGAAGCGGACGGGCAGGCGCGCACGCTCTCCGAGTCCATGGCCATCCTGGAATACCTGGAAGAGCGCGTGCCCTCGCCTGCCCTCCTGCCCGCGGATGCGTACCTGCGCGCGAAGGCGCGGATGCTGGCGGAGATGGTGAACGCGGGGATGCAGCCCCTGCAGAACACGTCGGTGACGCTGCGTGTCAGGGACGTGTTGAAGAGCGACGAGAAGGCCTGGGCGGCGCACTGGAACGCGCACGGGCTGACGGCCCTGGAGGCGGCGGTGCAGGCGACGGTGGGGCGTTATTGTGTGGGGGACGCAGTGTCGTTCGCGGACGTCCTGCTGGTTCCCCAGCTCTACGGGGCCCGCCGCTTCGGTGTAGATCTGAAGCCCTATCCCACGCTGCTGCGCATCGAGGCGGCGTGCAACGAACTTCCCGCCTTCCAGGCGGCGCAGCCAGACCGGCAGCCCGACGCGCAGCCGGTGTAG
- a CDS encoding fumarylacetoacetate hydrolase family protein — MKLATLKDGTRDGRLIVVKRDNSAYALATNVALTLQAALDDWDAKEPQLRALAQQLEAGTVQSRPLDVKALHAPLPRAYEWVDGSAYINHVVLVRKARNAEPPATLRTDPLVYQGGSGDFLAPTQDIPLRDEAWGLDFESEVCVILGDTPMGTQAADAGRYIKLVMIANDVSLRNLIPEELAKGFGFFQSKPATAFGPFALTPDELGAAWRDGRVHLRMRSTLNGQLVGDTDAGPEMHFSFLDLIQHLTRTRAFTAGTVLGSGTVSNADRERGISCLAERRMIETIDSGQPRTPFMKPGDTIEIEMRDGDGHSLFGRISQTVVKAP; from the coding sequence TTGAAGCTCGCGACGCTCAAGGACGGAACCCGCGATGGGCGGCTCATCGTCGTCAAGCGGGACAACTCCGCTTACGCGCTGGCCACCAACGTGGCCCTCACGCTGCAAGCGGCGCTGGATGACTGGGACGCGAAGGAGCCGCAGCTGCGCGCCCTGGCGCAGCAGCTGGAGGCGGGCACGGTGCAGAGCCGCCCCCTGGACGTGAAGGCGCTCCACGCCCCGCTGCCGCGCGCCTACGAATGGGTGGACGGCAGCGCGTACATCAACCACGTGGTGCTGGTGCGCAAGGCGCGCAACGCGGAGCCGCCCGCCACGCTGCGCACGGATCCGCTGGTGTATCAGGGCGGCTCTGGCGACTTCCTGGCGCCCACCCAGGACATCCCCCTGCGCGACGAGGCGTGGGGCTTGGACTTCGAGAGCGAGGTCTGCGTCATCCTGGGGGACACGCCCATGGGCACGCAGGCCGCGGACGCGGGCCGGTACATCAAGCTGGTGATGATCGCCAACGACGTGTCCCTGCGGAACCTCATCCCGGAGGAGCTGGCCAAGGGCTTCGGCTTCTTCCAGAGCAAGCCCGCCACCGCCTTCGGTCCCTTCGCGCTGACGCCGGACGAGCTGGGCGCGGCGTGGCGGGACGGCCGGGTGCACCTGCGCATGCGCAGCACGCTCAACGGCCAGCTGGTGGGTGACACGGACGCGGGCCCGGAGATGCACTTCTCCTTCCTGGACCTCATCCAGCACCTGACGCGCACGCGCGCCTTCACCGCGGGCACCGTGCTGGGCAGCGGCACGGTGTCCAACGCGGACCGGGAGCGGGGCATCTCCTGCCTCGCGGAGCGCCGGATGATTGAAACCATCGACTCGGGCCAGCCCAGGACGCCCTTCATGAAACCCGGGGACACCATCGAGATCGAGATGCGGGATGGTGACGGGCACAGCCTCTTCGGCCGCATCTCCCAGACGGTGGTGAAGGCGCCATGA
- a CDS encoding ATP-binding protein, which yields MAQGFQQAGDTPGEPRPGQRLGNRYELRQRVKTGRGISTWQGLDLRTRERVAVKVTSLSAFVPTARHRLEHEAEVLSRLRAPALVPVRDLGTSDDLLYLVTPWIEGEPLEARLRRGPLSLPEAITLGQRLLGALAEAHRGGVLHRDVKPSNILVRDTPLSAAWLIDFGLSRSERLDPSLRELPVGTARYLSPEQAGLLNRPVGAPSDLYAVGLVLFEALSGRPALEGASVGEVLRLHLTAHPRLRPVGVEVPLALEELIGRLSQTDPRDRYQSAEAALADLDALEDALSRGEAEPALVTGAYDHRQSLTEPSFVGRREELATLERALSHAREGGARAVVVEGESGGGKSRLLEEFSARAAGQRAWVLHGQSQDQAARRPFQLFAGVAEGIAATAREQPALGALLRERLAGQEAGLCAVLPPLKEVLLPGALAPQSKALGPESLSESRSVWSLTALLHALGTPDAPAVVVLEDCQWADALTLRALEAWSQGRRTGEGRVLLIVSFRSEDLHAGHVLRRLTPGAHLKLSTLGADEVARLAESMAGVLPLEALELVTRLAEGNPFMASAVLHGLVEDGVLIPGPEGWRVQPEAMAHARSSRQAATFLVRRLRLLPPESLHVLSVGAVLGKAFDARAVAALSGTPPEAVHTALEPPRRRHMLWTQGTRSTFVHDKLREALLDLLSPEERRELHRLAARAAQQASPTDPFELAYHFDAAGEPALALPYALVAAEQARQRFSLDTAELNYRIAERGAAGADTPTRYRIASGLGTALMMRGRYDEAQRQLEAAQRLAGDRLDQGRTLGHLGELAFKRGQTVQANAYLEQGLKLLGRWVPPDALTTGASAAWEILTQAAHTIAPRLWLGRKSLARGEEDLLAINLYSRLAYGYWYQRGRAAVLWAHLRDMNLAERYPPTPELAQAYSAHSPALTTLPWFQRAYAYAEKSLALRQQQGDVWGQGQSLHFYGLALYASSRFRECIEKCREAVRLLERTGDPWEVNNATFQIAMSLYRLGRLKEAAAVSQKLHAAALELGDRYSLRLGLEAWVKSTGGRIPSALLETELAAPTATDPQSFAGVLQAEALRLLREEEPARAAEVLERAEHLVEEAHLRQEYVAPITPWLATARRRLAQQASPLNPRRRDALLDAAEAAAKRAHAVARTYRNNLPHALRERGLLCALRGHPARARGHLDESLRVAELLQMRQERALSLQARGEVGQAQGWPDAARDLEAATRELAAMEEGLHPEAESAVAGVGTLSLADRFPRVLEVGRRLASALSREAVFETARQSMLELLRAERCAVVDPRTVVSEEDAKQQGLGRTALARALETGGITVLGQGLPGGISESLELLGVRSLLCAPVQVRGKTVACLVASHRKVGALFGEDEERLASFVTVLAGAALENTENFERVAALSEEQGRLYREEQEAVRRRDDFLSIAAHELKTPLTSLQLHIQGLQAKAKGAPLAPERLTAKLESAYAQTQRLGRLVNDLLDISRIAQGQLHIQRDAVDLVALVRAQLERSRESLSRAECELRFHVNAPRLMGHWDALRLEQVVGNLLTNAMKYGAGRPVEVTLEGDASSVRLEVRDHGIGIAEEDRARIFGRFERAVSVRHYGGFGLGLWIVREVVQALGGTIDVKSTPEQGSTFTVTLPRSGAPVH from the coding sequence ATGGCGCAAGGCTTCCAACAGGCCGGCGACACCCCTGGGGAGCCACGCCCGGGCCAGCGGCTGGGCAACCGCTACGAGCTGCGCCAGCGGGTGAAGACCGGCCGGGGCATCTCCACCTGGCAGGGGCTGGACCTGCGCACCCGCGAGCGCGTGGCCGTGAAGGTCACCTCCCTGTCCGCCTTCGTCCCCACCGCCCGCCACCGCCTGGAGCACGAGGCGGAGGTGCTGTCGCGGCTGCGCGCGCCCGCGCTCGTGCCCGTGCGAGACCTGGGCACCAGCGACGACCTGCTCTACCTCGTCACGCCCTGGATCGAGGGTGAGCCCCTGGAGGCGCGGCTGCGGCGCGGTCCCCTGTCGCTGCCGGAGGCCATCACCCTGGGCCAGCGCCTGCTGGGGGCGCTCGCGGAGGCGCACCGCGGGGGCGTCCTGCACCGCGACGTGAAGCCCTCCAACATCCTGGTGCGCGACACGCCGCTGTCCGCCGCGTGGCTCATCGACTTCGGGCTGTCGCGCAGCGAACGGTTGGATCCCTCCCTGCGCGAGCTGCCCGTGGGCACCGCGCGCTACCTGTCGCCGGAGCAGGCGGGGCTCCTCAACCGGCCCGTGGGGGCCCCGTCGGACCTGTACGCGGTGGGCCTGGTGCTCTTCGAGGCGCTGTCGGGCCGCCCCGCGCTGGAGGGCGCGTCGGTGGGCGAGGTGCTGCGCCTGCACCTCACCGCGCATCCGCGCCTGAGGCCGGTGGGCGTGGAGGTGCCGCTCGCGCTGGAGGAGCTCATCGGGCGGCTGAGCCAGACGGATCCGCGCGACCGCTACCAGTCCGCGGAGGCCGCGCTCGCGGACCTGGACGCGCTGGAGGACGCGCTGTCGCGGGGCGAGGCGGAGCCCGCGCTCGTCACCGGCGCGTACGACCACCGCCAGAGCCTCACCGAGCCATCTTTCGTGGGCCGCCGCGAGGAGCTGGCGACGCTGGAGCGAGCGCTGTCACACGCGAGGGAAGGAGGCGCCCGCGCGGTGGTGGTGGAGGGCGAGTCCGGCGGGGGCAAGAGCCGGCTCCTGGAGGAGTTCTCCGCGCGCGCCGCGGGCCAGCGCGCGTGGGTGCTGCACGGGCAGTCGCAGGACCAGGCCGCGCGGAGGCCCTTCCAGCTCTTCGCGGGCGTGGCGGAGGGCATCGCCGCGACGGCGCGCGAGCAGCCCGCGCTGGGCGCGCTGTTGCGCGAGCGGCTCGCGGGACAGGAGGCCGGCCTGTGCGCGGTGCTGCCCCCGCTCAAGGAGGTGCTGCTCCCCGGCGCGCTGGCGCCCCAGTCGAAGGCCCTGGGGCCGGAGTCGCTGAGTGAGAGCCGCAGCGTCTGGAGCCTCACCGCGCTGCTCCACGCGCTGGGCACGCCGGACGCGCCCGCGGTGGTGGTGCTGGAGGATTGCCAGTGGGCGGACGCCCTCACCCTGCGCGCGCTGGAGGCGTGGTCCCAGGGCCGGCGCACCGGCGAGGGGCGCGTGCTGCTCATCGTGTCCTTTCGCAGCGAGGACCTCCACGCCGGCCACGTGCTGCGGCGGCTGACGCCGGGCGCGCACCTCAAGCTGTCCACCCTCGGCGCGGACGAGGTGGCGCGGCTGGCGGAGTCCATGGCCGGCGTGCTGCCCCTGGAGGCCCTGGAGCTGGTGACGCGGCTGGCGGAGGGCAACCCGTTCATGGCGTCCGCGGTGCTGCACGGGCTGGTGGAGGACGGCGTCCTCATCCCCGGACCGGAGGGCTGGCGGGTGCAGCCGGAGGCGATGGCGCACGCGCGCTCCTCGCGACAGGCGGCCACCTTCCTCGTGCGGCGCCTGCGCCTCCTGCCGCCGGAGTCCCTGCACGTGCTCAGCGTGGGCGCGGTGCTGGGCAAGGCGTTCGACGCCCGGGCGGTGGCGGCCCTGTCCGGCACGCCGCCGGAGGCCGTCCACACCGCCCTGGAGCCCCCGCGCCGGCGGCACATGCTGTGGACGCAGGGCACGCGCTCCACCTTCGTGCACGACAAGCTGCGAGAGGCGCTGCTGGACCTGCTCTCCCCCGAGGAGCGCCGGGAGCTGCACCGGCTGGCCGCCCGCGCAGCCCAGCAGGCCTCGCCCACGGACCCCTTCGAGCTGGCCTACCACTTCGACGCGGCGGGAGAGCCCGCGCTGGCCCTGCCCTACGCGCTGGTGGCCGCGGAGCAGGCGCGCCAGCGCTTCTCCCTGGACACCGCGGAGCTCAACTACCGCATCGCGGAGCGCGGCGCGGCGGGCGCGGACACCCCCACCCGCTACCGCATCGCGTCCGGGCTGGGCACCGCGCTGATGATGCGCGGCCGCTACGACGAGGCGCAGCGGCAGCTGGAGGCCGCGCAGCGGTTGGCGGGCGACCGGCTGGACCAGGGCCGCACGCTGGGCCACCTGGGCGAGCTCGCCTTCAAGCGCGGCCAGACGGTGCAGGCGAACGCGTACCTGGAGCAGGGCCTGAAGCTGCTGGGCCGCTGGGTGCCACCCGATGCGCTCACCACCGGCGCGAGCGCCGCGTGGGAGATCCTCACCCAGGCCGCGCACACCATCGCGCCGCGCCTGTGGCTGGGCCGCAAGTCGCTCGCGCGCGGAGAGGAGGACCTGCTGGCGATCAACCTCTACAGCCGGCTCGCGTACGGCTACTGGTACCAGCGGGGCCGCGCCGCGGTGCTGTGGGCCCACCTGCGCGACATGAACCTGGCGGAGCGCTACCCGCCCACGCCGGAGCTGGCGCAGGCGTACTCCGCGCACTCGCCCGCGCTCACCACCCTGCCCTGGTTCCAGCGCGCGTATGCGTACGCGGAGAAGTCACTGGCCCTGCGCCAGCAGCAGGGCGACGTGTGGGGCCAGGGCCAGTCGCTGCACTTCTACGGCCTGGCCCTCTACGCCTCGTCGCGCTTCCGCGAGTGCATCGAGAAGTGCCGCGAGGCGGTGCGCCTGCTGGAGCGCACCGGCGACCCGTGGGAGGTGAACAACGCCACCTTCCAGATCGCCATGTCGCTCTACCGCCTGGGCCGGCTGAAGGAGGCCGCGGCGGTGAGCCAGAAGCTGCACGCGGCGGCGCTGGAGTTGGGGGACCGGTACTCGCTGCGCCTGGGCCTGGAGGCGTGGGTCAAGTCCACCGGGGGCCGCATCCCCTCGGCGCTGCTGGAGACGGAGCTGGCGGCGCCCACCGCCACCGACCCGCAGTCCTTCGCGGGCGTGCTCCAGGCGGAGGCCCTGCGCCTGCTGCGCGAGGAGGAGCCGGCGCGCGCCGCGGAGGTGCTGGAGCGCGCCGAGCACCTGGTGGAGGAGGCGCACCTGCGCCAGGAGTACGTGGCGCCCATCACGCCGTGGCTCGCCACCGCGCGACGGCGGCTGGCGCAGCAGGCCAGCCCCCTGAACCCGAGGCGGCGCGACGCGCTCCTGGACGCGGCGGAGGCCGCGGCGAAGCGGGCCCACGCCGTGGCGCGCACCTACCGCAACAACCTGCCCCACGCCCTGCGCGAGCGAGGCCTGCTGTGCGCGCTGCGCGGCCACCCGGCGCGGGCCCGCGGACACCTGGATGAATCCCTGCGCGTGGCCGAGCTGCTCCAGATGCGCCAGGAGCGCGCGCTGAGCCTCCAGGCCCGGGGCGAGGTGGGCCAGGCCCAGGGCTGGCCCGACGCCGCGCGCGACCTGGAGGCGGCCACGCGCGAGCTGGCCGCCATGGAGGAAGGCCTGCACCCGGAGGCGGAATCAGCGGTGGCCGGCGTGGGGACGCTGTCGCTGGCGGATCGCTTCCCGCGCGTGCTGGAGGTGGGGCGCAGGCTCGCGTCCGCCCTGTCGCGCGAGGCCGTCTTCGAGACCGCGCGCCAGTCCATGCTGGAGCTGCTGCGCGCGGAGCGCTGCGCGGTGGTGGACCCGCGCACGGTGGTGTCGGAGGAGGACGCGAAGCAGCAGGGCCTCGGCCGCACCGCGCTCGCCCGCGCGCTGGAGACGGGGGGCATCACCGTCCTGGGCCAGGGCCTGCCCGGCGGCATCAGCGAGAGCCTGGAGCTGTTGGGCGTGCGCTCCCTGCTGTGCGCGCCGGTGCAGGTGCGCGGCAAGACCGTGGCGTGCCTGGTGGCCAGCCACCGCAAGGTGGGCGCGCTGTTCGGCGAGGACGAGGAGCGGCTGGCGTCCTTCGTGACGGTGCTCGCGGGCGCGGCGCTGGAGAACACAGAGAACTTCGAGCGCGTGGCCGCCCTCTCCGAGGAGCAGGGCCGCCTCTATCGCGAGGAGCAGGAGGCGGTGCGCCGCCGCGACGACTTCCTCTCCATCGCCGCGCACGAGCTGAAGACGCCGCTCACCTCCTTGCAGCTGCACATCCAGGGGCTCCAGGCCAAGGCGAAGGGCGCGCCCCTGGCCCCGGAGAGGCTGACCGCGAAGCTGGAGTCCGCCTACGCCCAGACGCAGCGGCTGGGCAGGCTGGTCAACGACCTGCTGGACATCTCCCGCATCGCGCAGGGCCAACTGCACATCCAGCGCGACGCCGTGGACCTGGTGGCGCTGGTGCGCGCCCAGCTGGAGCGCAGCCGCGAGTCCCTCTCCCGCGCCGAGTGCGAGCTGCGCTTCCACGTCAACGCGCCGCGCCTCATGGGCCACTGGGACGCGCTCCGGCTGGAGCAGGTGGTGGGCAACCTCCTGACCAACGCGATGAAGTACGGCGCGGGCAGGCCCGTGGAGGTGACGCTGGAGGGGGACGCGTCCAGCGTGCGGCTGGAGGTGCGCGACCACGGCATCGGCATCGCGGAGGAGGACCGGGCGCGCATCTTCGGGCGCTTCGAGCGCGCGGTGTCCGTGCGCCACTACGGCGGCTTCGGGCTGGGGCTGTGGATCGTCCGCGAGGTCGTCCAGGCGCTGGGCGGCACCATCGACGTGAAGAGCACCCCGGAGCAGGGCTCCACCTTCACCGTCACGCTGCCCCGCTCCGGCGCCCCCGTGCACTGA